In Hymenobacter volaticus, the genomic window TATTTACCTATCTTACTTCATCACCTAATTCACTACTTCCCGTATCTTACCTAGGCGTAGATGCCGAAGCTGGCATCTGGCTTTGGTTATGAAATACGTATACTCTTACCTCTGCATCTTACTTAGCGTTGGTTGCGCCCAACTAGGGCTGGCGCAACCAGCCCCCCGACGCCCGTGCAGGGCGTACGACTGGAATTACCGCTGGAGATGTACTCCAGCGACGTGCAAGTGCTGCCTCTGGCCCAGGATAGCAGTTTGCTTCTGGTTGTAAACAAAGACGCATTAGGAGGACGCAAAAACACGAGCTACGAAATCCAGAAATACAACTACCGCCTCCAGCCCCAATGGGCTAAGATGATGGAGGTACCCCGGGAGTATGAATTTCGGCAGCTTTGCGGGGAAGGAACTAGTGCATATGCCCTGTTCCAGTCCGAGTCGTTGGAGCACCGCTTGTACATAGCGGCTATAGATGGCACGAGTGGTCAAATACGCACCTACACTTTTGAAACTAAGCTCGCGCGCAGCATCTACGACTTAAAAGCACTCGATGGCAACCTGTTCGTTTCGGTGTTAGTTGACAATCACCTGACGATTTTGCTGCTCGATCTGGCGGCCAACAAATACCAGTTTCTGCCTTCGGTGTATGAGCCGCTGCCCGCGCAACTATCGTTTCTGGCTGATTCGGCGGCCCGCCGGGCCGAGTTCGTGCTCAGCCAAACCAACGGATTTAAGACCCGGCTGCAACTCAAGCAGCTTTCGGCCCAAGGCCAATTGCTTCGCTCGGAATTTGTGCAAGCTGAAAGTGAGCGGGGCCTTATTTCGGCCCAGATTAGCCCTGCCAGCGACTCGGCCAGCGGGCGGCTACTCGCGGGTACCTACACTTTGCGGGACGCCCGGTATTCGCAAGGCTTGTTTGCTGCCGACCTGTCGGCCGGTGTAACGCCAACCGGTTCGCGCCGCTCGCTGCGGTTCTATGACTTTGCTAACCTCAAGCACTTCTTCGACTTCATGAGCCCAACCCGGGCGGCCCGGCTTCGGCAACGCAGCGAGAAATACCGCGCCACCGACCGGGTTCTGCGGCTGCGCTACCGCACCCTGATTCATGACTTGATTCCGTTTCAGAATGGCTACGTGATGGTGGCTGAGGTATATTATCCGCAGTACCGCCAAAACGCCTATAGCCCTTTCGGTGGCGCCTATCTACCCTATAGTCCCTACCGTTACGGGGCTACAATACATCCAATTGGTATGGTGGCAGTCGGCAAGCCGAGGGATACCGCATCACCCACGCACTGGTTTGCGGCTTCGACAAGCGCGGCAACTTGCTCTGGGACAACACCTTCGTTTTGAAAGATGTGTACAGCAACAGCCTCACCGAAACGGTGCGCCTGCGCCCCTACCCGACGGGCAGCGCGTGGCTATTGCCTACCTCGACGAAGACAAGTTCAACTATAAGGTCATCGACCACACCAACCCCTCGCCCAACGATTTGCACGTGGATTTGCAAACGACGGCCCTGCCTACAGTGAAGGAAAAAGCCACCAGCACCAGTCAGGAAGGGCTAGTAGCATGGTATGGCAGCCGATTTCTGGCTTTTGGCTACCAGAATATCCGCACCGAAAAAGCACCTAATCGGGAAGTGTTTTTTGTGAATGTTATTGGGTTCGAATAAGGCTATTGTAGCCTATGATGGCCAGGCCAGTTTGCTGGCACTTTCGCTTGGCGTCTGCGTATAAGGCCATCATTCACCTTTTCTTTGCTTCATGAAATTACGTTCACTGACTTGGCTACCCCTGGTGGTGCTGATGCTACTGGCAGGCTGCCGCGCTGCTGGTCCTGGTAAGCCAGCACGCACTGTGTCTGAGTTTTTCAACAAATACGAATCGCGCTCCGGCTTCAAAACCACCGACTGGACCGCCGGGCTAACCACTCGGTTGCTATTAGGGCGCTTGGGCAGCCTCGGCGGTGGCTCCGACCTCACGCAAGCCCTATCTTCTGTGCGCAGCTTCAAGGTGCTCACCTTCGCCCCAACCAGTAGCAGCGCCCAAAAACTAGTAGCCGATGGCCTAGTGAATGAAGTTAATGGCTTGCTTGCCAACGAAAAATATACACCTCTCACCACTTCTCCCGGCAGCAACGTCCGCTACGCCACCCGCAAACAAGGCGACCGAATCAGCGAGGTGGTAGCTACTAGCAATGTGTCTGGCGTACCGGAGTCGTTCTTGCTGATGTCTATCGGCGGTAATTTCACCCAGGCCCAACTCGACCAACTCCTCAAAGTTTTGCCTAACGTAGCGGATATGGCTAACTAAGATTCCTGACGTAGCAAAGCAATAAGAACAAAACGGCTGCTCCTTTTATGGGTCAGCCGTTTTGTTTTGACGGTGCTACACGATAATGCTACTTTTCACTGTTATAGTGACTTCGTGGACGGGGCTCATACTTCGTTGCTTGGTTTTATAAACCGATTCCCTAAAGCATTATAGCAACTGAGCTCACTAGATACAAAAAAGGCCTGCTCTCGTGAGAGCAGGCCTTTTGCAGTAGCAGCACGGCCTTAGACCGTACTTATACTTACTTCTTACGCGGAACAGCTTTCCGAACGGGAGCCTTACGGACTGGTGCTTTCTTCACGGGTGCTTTCGGCGCAGCCTTCACCGGAGCCGCTGGTATTTCCGGAGCCGGGCCGTACTTAGTTTCGGCGGGGTTCGGGTCGTCGGGCAAGTACACGTCAAATTCTACGCGGCGGTTGAGGGCCCGGCCTGCCTCGGTAGCATTATCGGCAATGGGTTTGCTTTCCCCGTAGCCATGAGACACAATGCGGCTAGCTGGCATGCCTTTGCTTAGCATATAAGCTCGGGCTGAAGCCGCCCGCTCGTCCGATAGGCGCAAGTTGTACGCATCGTCGCCTTTGTTGTCGGCGTGGGCCGAGATGCCCAAGTTGTAGTCGGGGTACGCATTGAGCAACTCTACCAAGCCATCGAGCGTGGGGTACGACGATGGTTTCAGCGTGGCCTTATTGAACTCGAACTGGATGAACTTGGTGGCTTCCTGCAGCTTCTTCTTTTCTTCCACCTTCATTTCGGGGCAGCCACGGTTAGTGGCCGGACCGGCACGGTCGGGGCACTTGTCCTGGTAGTCGGGCACACCGTCGCTGTCACGGTCGAGTGGGCAGCCGCTAGCATCCACTGCTACGCCGGCTGGGGTATTGGGGCACTTGTCGGCCGAGTCGATTACACCGTCACCGTCAGCATCGGGGCAACCTTGCAATTCTGCTTTACCAGGTGTATCGGGGCACTTGTCGTCGCCGTCGCGCACACCATCGCCGTCTTTGTCGGGGCAGCCCTCCAAGGTAGCCAAGCCGGCTTCGGTTGGGCACTTGTCTTGATAGTCGGGTACACCGTCTTTGTCGCCGTCAAGCGGGCAACCCGTGAGGTCAACGGCTACGCCAGTGGGCGTGCCAGGACACTTGTCTTTGCGGTCGGCCACGCCGTCGCCGTCTTCGTCTTTCGCTTTACCGAAGCCGATAGTCAGGCCCGCAGTGTGCTGCAAGTATCGGTCGTCGAATCTGTCTTCGTCGCGGCTAGGCACGCCGTCGATATTAGCGCTGAAAGGCACCACCTGCGCCGTCTGCACGAATATCCCTACCGCATCACTAATGCGGAAATTGATACCTGCGGCGCCCTTCAGCGAAAAGTATCGTCTGTCGCTGTTTAGCACTTGGTTGTTGTAGCCACCTTCCAAGCTGGTCAGGGTCAGACCAGGCGCCAGCGACAAATAAGGCTGGATAACGGCATCCTCTTTCAGAGCCCAGCCATTGTTAAGCTTGAACTTAAGCGGCAAGGCGATATTCACTAAGTTGTTGGTGAAGTAAGTGGGGCCGCCTAGCGCTTCGCTCTTCAACTCAACATAATCCGCCTGTAGGCCCAAATCAAAGCCCGGTGCGATGTAGCGGTTAATAGAAATACCCGGACCGTAGAAGTTACGGGACCATTTCCAGAAGTCGGTGCCGTAGTTGCCTTTGTACTGATAGGCGCTGCCGTAAAGGCTAATAGCCGTTTTGTGGTCGGCACTCTGGGCCTGCGCCTTTGGGGCCGCCAGCAGCGTGAGCCCTAGCAGAGCGCCTGCAGGTAAGAGGTTTCTCATGGTAAAGTGAAGTTAGGATAGAGCAGATCGGAGTGTTATTGTTGGGCTTCCGAAACAGCCTCCTATACCTACCTAGACTACCTAAGGTTGTTCTTTGAGTATAAGTTTTTTACAAAAAACTTTTTTTAGTTCAAAATTGTCATCGAACCTCTATCAACTATCTGATTTCTAACAATATCCGCTATGCAACGCGGTTTGCTTAAAACTGAAAGCTTCCTGAAGCTACAACAAGAAGCTATAAAGCAAAAAAAGCGGCGGACCAGATGGCCCGCCGCTTTTCTTAAGGATACTTACTCCAGCCTTATGGTTGTGGCTGGCTTGGGATGAAGAACTCGAACTTGAATTCTACACGACGGTTCTGCGACATGTTGGTCTTCGACGTGTTTGGAGCGGCTGGCTCGCTTTCGCCGCGGCCTTCCGTTACCACACGCGTTGGGTCAACTTGCTTGCCAGTGAAGTAGCGCTTCACAGAAGAAGCACGACGCTCCGATAGGGCCTGGTTGTACTCGTCGGTACCACGGCTGTCAGCGTGGCCGATTACGCGGATGCTGTACTCTGGGTGATCTTTCAGAGCCTGGATCATCTTGTTCAACTTCGGATACGAGCTAGTCGTGATAACCGTGCTGTTGGTCTGGAAGCGGATTGGCTGCTCCAGTTTCTGCACTGCTGGGTCGATGGTCAATGGGCAACCATTGGCATCTACACGAGTACCGGCTGGCGTGTTCGGGCAAGTATCTTGTGCGTCTACTACACCGTCACCGTCGGCGTCCACTACGAGTGGGCAACCCGTGGCATCTACTTGCGTGCCAGCTGGGGTATCAGGGCACTTGTCGTTTTTGTCGGCTACACCGTCACCGTCAGCATCTGGGCAGCCTTTGAGAGCGGCCGTACCAGCTTGGTCTGGGCACTCGTCTTCCGAGTCACGTACACCGTCGCCGTCTTTGTCAGGGCAGCCTTCCAGAGCAGCAGTACCTGCTTCGGTTGGGCACTTGTCTTGATAATCTGGAACACCGTCTTTGTCGCCGTCAAGTGGGCAACCGGTTTCGTCTACGGCTACACCAGCTGGGGTAGCTGGGCATTTGTCTTTGCGGTCCGGTACACCGTCACCGTCTTCGTCTTTTGGTTTGCCAAAGCCGATGGTCAAACCAACGGAGTGCTGCAAGTAGCGGTCATCGAAGCTGTCTTCGTCGCGGGTTGGAACGCCGTCGATGTTAGCACCGAAGGGTACAACTTGTGCTGTTTGCACAAACAGGCCGATTGCAGGGCTAACTTGGAAGTTGATACCGGCCGCGCCTTTCAGCGAGAAGTGCCGATCATCACCGTTAAGTACTTGTCCAGCATAAGCGCCTTCCAAGCTGGTCAGCGTCAAGCCTGGCGCAATCGACAAATACGGTTGAACTACCGCATCTTCTTTCAAAGCCAGCTTCAACTTGATAGGCAAAGCAATATTCACGATATTGTTCGTGAAGTAGGTAGGACCTCCCTTCGCTTCGCTCTTCAGCTCAGCGTAGTCAGCCTGCAGGCCGATGTCTAAGCCGCGAGTGATGTAGCGGTTAATAGAAATACCCGGGCCGTAGAAGTTACGGTCCCACTTCCAGAAGTCGGAGCCGTAGTTGCCCTTGTACTGATAGGCGCTGCCGTAAAGGCTGATGGCCGTTTTGCGGTCGGCGCTTTGGGCCTGCGCCTTTGGGGCCGCCGCCAGCAGCGTGAGTCCCAGCGCTGTGCTGATGGTAAGCAGGTGTCTCATAGGTGAGATTTTTAGTGAACGGACAAATATATATCTGGGTCGATGAATGTTTGGCAACACCAGAAACTGCCTACTATACCTCTCCCCATTTAGGAAAGTTGTACTACCATGGGTTTATGCACTCTTAAGGGAACCTTTTTGCTCACTTTTATCACACTATTTCAGGGTATACTCCAACCTGCTTTCAGCCCTGATTTTCAGCCTTCCAACGCAACTGAGGCCGATATTGCTAATACGAAAACCTGAACATTCAGATGTATTTTTTTTCCTAAATAAATCCATAAAAAAAAGCCATTCAGTACTACCGAATGGCTTTTAAAATCTTTTCGCAGAGGCGCGTTTAGCGGGCTGGGCGCATCAGGCGCTCGATATCGTCGGCTTCTAAGGGGATGTTCTTCATGAGGTCCTCGTTGCCACTGGCGGTAATAAGGATGTCGTTTTCTAGTCGAATGCCCAAACCTTCCTCCCGAATGTAGATGCCCGGCTCGCAGGTATACACCATGCCCGGCTCGAATACGCGGTACTTCGCTCCTACATCGTGCACATCCAGGCCCAGGTAGTGGGAGGTGCCGTGCATGAAGTACTTCTTGTAAAGCGGCGCAGCCGGATCTTGGTTTTTCACGTCGTTGGCATCGAGCAAATCCAGCTTGATGAGTTCTTGCTCCATCGTCCGGCCCACTGCGGCATGATACTCTTCGATGTTGTTGCCGGCAATCAGCTGCGAAGTGGCAAACTTCATAACCTGCAGTACTGCCTGGTATACGTCGCGCTGGCGTTTGGTGAAGGTGCCGTTGACGGGAATAGAGCGCGAAAGGTCGGCGGCGTAGTTGGCGTATTCAGCCCCGAAGTCAAGCAGCATCACGTCGCCGTCCTGGCATTCCCGGTCGTTGCTGACATAGTGCAGGATGCAAGCATTGGCCCCGGAGGCGATGATGCTGCCGTAGGCCGGCCCGCGGGAACCGTGGCGCAGGAACTCATGGAAAATCTCGGCTTCAATCTCGTATTCCATCACGCCGGGTTTCACAAAGCCAAGCAAGCGGCGGAATGCTTTTTCGGTGATGTCGGCGGCACGTTGCATCAGCCGGATTTCTTCGGCACTCTTGATGGCCCGCAACTGGTGGAGCAGCGGTGCAGCGCGGCGGTACGTGTGCAGCGGATACGCCTCCTTGATCTTTTTGATAAAACGAGCGTCCCGGGTTTCCACTTCC contains:
- a CDS encoding DUF4252 domain-containing protein, giving the protein MKLRSLTWLPLVVLMLLAGCRAAGPGKPARTVSEFFNKYESRSGFKTTDWTAGLTTRLLLGRLGSLGGGSDLTQALSSVRSFKVLTFAPTSSSAQKLVADGLVNEVNGLLANEKYTPLTTSPGSNVRYATRKQGDRISEVVATSNVSGVPESFLLMSIGGNFTQAQLDQLLKVLPNVADMAN
- a CDS encoding OmpA family protein → MRNLLPAGALLGLTLLAAPKAQAQSADHKTAISLYGSAYQYKGNYGTDFWKWSRNFYGPGISINRYIAPGFDLGLQADYVELKSEALGGPTYFTNNLVNIALPLKFKLNNGWALKEDAVIQPYLSLAPGLTLTSLEGGYNNQVLNSDRRYFSLKGAAGINFRISDAVGIFVQTAQVVPFSANIDGVPSRDEDRFDDRYLQHTAGLTIGFGKAKDEDGDGVADRKDKCPGTPTGVAVDLTGCPLDGDKDGVPDYQDKCPTEAGLATLEGCPDKDGDGVRDGDDKCPDTPGKAELQGCPDADGDGVIDSADKCPNTPAGVAVDASGCPLDRDSDGVPDYQDKCPDRAGPATNRGCPEMKVEEKKKLQEATKFIQFEFNKATLKPSSYPTLDGLVELLNAYPDYNLGISAHADNKGDDAYNLRLSDERAASARAYMLSKGMPASRIVSHGYGESKPIADNATEAGRALNRRVEFDVYLPDDPNPAETKYGPAPEIPAAPVKAAPKAPVKKAPVRKAPVRKAVPRKK
- a CDS encoding OmpA family protein; amino-acid sequence: MRHLLTISTALGLTLLAAAPKAQAQSADRKTAISLYGSAYQYKGNYGSDFWKWDRNFYGPGISINRYITRGLDIGLQADYAELKSEAKGGPTYFTNNIVNIALPIKLKLALKEDAVVQPYLSIAPGLTLTSLEGAYAGQVLNGDDRHFSLKGAAGINFQVSPAIGLFVQTAQVVPFGANIDGVPTRDEDSFDDRYLQHSVGLTIGFGKPKDEDGDGVPDRKDKCPATPAGVAVDETGCPLDGDKDGVPDYQDKCPTEAGTAALEGCPDKDGDGVRDSEDECPDQAGTAALKGCPDADGDGVADKNDKCPDTPAGTQVDATGCPLVVDADGDGVVDAQDTCPNTPAGTRVDANGCPLTIDPAVQKLEQPIRFQTNSTVITTSSYPKLNKMIQALKDHPEYSIRVIGHADSRGTDEYNQALSERRASSVKRYFTGKQVDPTRVVTEGRGESEPAAPNTSKTNMSQNRRVEFKFEFFIPSQPQP
- a CDS encoding aminopeptidase P N-terminal domain-containing protein; the protein is MRYGSISPELFIQNRHNFTKLLPPASLAIFQSNDIMPTNADGTMAFRQNNDLFYLSGVDQEESILVLFPNAVLPQYREILFLKETSEHILVWEGYKLTKDQARAQSGVPTIMWLESFNSVLPALMNEAENVFLNSNEHIRAVVEVETRDARFIKKIKEAYPLHTYRRAAPLLHQLRAIKSAEEIRLMQRAADITEKAFRRLLGFVKPGVMEYEIEAEIFHEFLRHGSRGPAYGSIIASGANACILHYVSNDRECQDGDVMLLDFGAEYANYAADLSRSIPVNGTFTKRQRDVYQAVLQVMKFATSQLIAGNNIEEYHAAVGRTMEQELIKLDLLDANDVKNQDPAAPLYKKYFMHGTSHYLGLDVHDVGAKYRVFEPGMVYTCEPGIYIREEGLGIRLENDILITASGNEDLMKNIPLEADDIERLMRPAR